From a single Micromonospora carbonacea genomic region:
- the treY gene encoding malto-oligosyltrehalose synthase encodes MPDTPRIPVASTYRVQVRPGFDLDTTAGLTGYLADLGVTHLYSAPLLTATPGSQHGYDVVDHRAVNPELGGEAARVRLVRALRAAGLGLVVDIVPNHAGVARPAANPAWWDVLRRGRDSAYARWFDIDWDRGRLLLPVLADTPDALDDLTIADGELRYHEHRFPIADGTGDGSPRQVHDQQHYELVSWRRGDRELTYRRFFAVADLAGLRVEDPEVFAATHAEVLRWAAAGDVDGIRVDHPDGLRDPAGYLARLRADAPQAWLLVEKILEYGEELPDWPVDGTTGYDALAAVGGLFVDGAAEADFTALDARLTGRHTSWQDLTHATKLEAATRLLAAELTRLAALAPELAPDSARAALAELAACFPVYRGYPPHGARHLAAARAEAGRRRPDLAPALDAVTRRLRDPDDELGVRFPQLSGAVMAKGVEDTAYYRWSRFVALNEVGGSPAHFGTPPAEFHRFAAARQVRWPAAMTTLSTHDTKRGEDVRARLAVLSELPGRWAERVTRWTAAAPLPDPAFAHLLWQTAVGAWPIERERLHAYAEKAAREASVATSWADPDPGFERAMHALVDRMYDDPELHAELTAFAAEITPAGWSNSLGQKLVQLAMPGVPDTYQGTELWDNSLVDPDNRRPVDFGVRREKLARLDAGARPAVDASGAAKLLVVSRTLRLRRDHPELFAGYRPVPAHGPAAAHVVAFDRGAADRGGSSPGGPHRAGAVAVATRLPLRLARAGGWRGTRLSLGGHTVTDVFTGRVYSGSELLLDDLLDTLPVALLAPADSVEAAA; translated from the coding sequence ATGCCCGACACTCCCCGCATTCCCGTCGCCTCGACCTACCGGGTGCAGGTCCGCCCCGGCTTCGACCTCGACACGACCGCCGGCCTCACCGGCTACCTGGCCGACCTCGGCGTCACCCACCTCTACAGCGCCCCGCTGCTCACCGCGACCCCCGGCTCGCAGCACGGCTACGACGTCGTCGACCACCGGGCGGTCAACCCCGAGCTGGGCGGGGAGGCCGCCCGGGTGCGGCTGGTGCGGGCGCTGCGCGCCGCCGGGCTCGGCCTCGTCGTCGACATCGTGCCCAACCACGCCGGGGTGGCCCGGCCGGCGGCCAACCCCGCCTGGTGGGACGTGCTGCGCCGGGGCCGCGACTCGGCGTACGCGCGCTGGTTCGACATCGACTGGGACCGGGGCCGGCTGCTGCTGCCCGTGCTCGCCGACACCCCCGACGCCCTCGACGACCTCACCATCGCCGACGGGGAGCTGCGCTACCACGAGCACCGCTTCCCGATCGCCGACGGCACCGGCGACGGCAGCCCCCGGCAGGTGCACGACCAGCAGCACTACGAGCTGGTCTCCTGGCGGCGCGGCGACCGCGAGCTGACGTACCGCCGGTTCTTCGCCGTCGCCGACCTCGCCGGCCTGCGCGTGGAGGACCCGGAGGTCTTCGCCGCCACCCACGCCGAGGTCCTGCGGTGGGCGGCGGCCGGCGACGTCGACGGCATCCGCGTCGACCACCCCGACGGGCTGCGCGACCCCGCCGGCTACCTGGCCCGGCTGCGCGCCGACGCGCCGCAGGCGTGGCTGCTGGTGGAGAAGATCCTGGAGTACGGCGAGGAGCTGCCCGACTGGCCGGTCGACGGCACCACCGGCTACGACGCCCTCGCCGCCGTCGGCGGCCTCTTCGTCGACGGTGCCGCCGAGGCCGACTTCACCGCCCTCGACGCCCGGCTCACCGGCCGGCACACCTCCTGGCAGGACCTCACCCACGCCACCAAGCTGGAGGCCGCCACCCGGCTGCTCGCCGCCGAGCTGACCCGGCTCGCCGCCCTCGCCCCCGAGCTCGCCCCCGACTCCGCCCGCGCCGCCCTGGCGGAGCTGGCCGCCTGCTTCCCCGTCTACCGGGGCTACCCGCCGCACGGGGCCCGCCACCTCGCCGCCGCCCGCGCCGAGGCCGGCCGCCGCCGCCCCGACCTGGCCCCCGCCCTCGACGCGGTCACCCGCCGGCTCCGCGACCCCGACGACGAGCTGGGCGTACGCTTCCCGCAGCTCTCCGGCGCGGTGATGGCCAAGGGCGTCGAGGACACCGCCTACTACCGGTGGAGCCGGTTCGTCGCCCTCAACGAGGTCGGCGGCAGCCCCGCCCACTTCGGCACCCCGCCGGCCGAGTTCCACCGGTTCGCCGCCGCCCGGCAGGTGCGCTGGCCGGCGGCCATGACCACCCTCTCCACCCACGACACCAAGCGCGGCGAGGACGTCCGGGCCCGCCTCGCCGTGCTCTCCGAGCTGCCCGGGCGCTGGGCCGAGCGGGTCACCCGGTGGACCGCCGCGGCGCCGCTGCCCGATCCGGCGTTCGCCCACCTGCTCTGGCAGACCGCCGTCGGCGCGTGGCCCATCGAGCGGGAGCGGCTGCACGCGTACGCCGAGAAGGCCGCCCGGGAGGCGTCGGTGGCCACCAGCTGGGCCGACCCCGACCCCGGCTTCGAGCGCGCCATGCACGCCCTGGTCGACCGCATGTACGACGACCCGGAGCTGCACGCCGAGCTGACCGCGTTCGCCGCCGAGATCACCCCCGCCGGCTGGTCCAACTCGCTGGGGCAGAAGCTCGTCCAGCTCGCCATGCCCGGGGTGCCCGACACCTACCAGGGCACCGAGCTGTGGGACAACTCCCTCGTCGACCCCGACAACCGCCGCCCGGTCGACTTCGGCGTACGCCGGGAGAAGCTGGCCCGGCTCGACGCCGGCGCCCGGCCAGCGGTGGACGCCTCCGGCGCGGCGAAGCTGCTCGTGGTGTCGCGGACGCTGCGGCTGCGCCGCGACCACCCGGAGCTGTTCGCCGGCTACCGCCCGGTGCCCGCGCACGGCCCCGCCGCCGCCCACGTCGTCGCCTTCGACCGGGGAGCCGCCGACCGGGGCGGCTCTTCTCCCGGCGGGCCGCACCGCGCCGGGGCGGTCGCCGTGGCCACCCGGCTGCCGCTGCGGCTGGCCCGCGCCGGCGGCTGGCGGGGCACCCGGCTGTCGCTCGGCGGCCACACTGTTACCGACGTGTTCACCGGGCGGGTCTACAGTGGCAGTGAGCTGCTGCTGGACGATCTGCTCGACACTCTCCCCGTCGCCCTCCTCGCACCCGCCGACTCCGTGGAGGCTGCCGCATGA
- the treZ gene encoding malto-oligosyltrehalose trehalohydrolase: MTEFTVWAPEAARVRLRLAGDADHEMRPEPGGWWRVEVPGAGPGTDYAFVLGDDDRALPDPRSPWQPAGVHGPSRRYDHAAHRWGDAGWTGRQLPGSILYELHIGTFTPEGTFDAAIERLDHLVDLGVDLVELLPVNAFNGEHNWGYDGVCWFAPHEPYGGPDGLKRFVDAAHAKGLGVILDVVYNHFGPSGAYAPMFAPYLTERSNTWGRTVNLDGPHSDEVRRYIVDSIVMWLRDYHVDGLRLDAVHAMPDTRATHLLEEIAVAVEALSTRLGRPLSLIAESDLNDPRLVTPREAGGYGLHAQWNDDAHHALHTLLTGERQGYYADFGSLECLAQVLTGGFFHAGTWSSFRQRSHGRPVDRQRVPGHRFVAYLQNHDQIGNRATGDRISATLSPALLRVGATLLLTGPFTPMLFMGEEWAASTPWQFFTSHPEPELATAVAAGRRREFAAHGWPPGDVPDPQDRQTFVRSRLDWAELDKPEHRRMHEFYRRLIALRKSDPDLSDPRLDAVDVRHGDQFLVMRRGERMVVANLAGRPQRITLPGVARRVLLTTEEGVSVTRDRIELPPESAAVVAL, translated from the coding sequence ATGACCGAATTCACCGTGTGGGCGCCCGAGGCCGCCCGGGTCCGGCTGCGGCTGGCCGGCGACGCCGACCACGAGATGCGCCCCGAGCCGGGCGGCTGGTGGCGGGTCGAGGTGCCCGGCGCGGGCCCCGGCACCGACTACGCGTTCGTCCTCGGCGACGACGACCGGGCCCTGCCCGACCCGCGCTCGCCCTGGCAGCCCGCCGGGGTGCACGGGCCGAGCCGCCGCTACGACCACGCCGCCCACCGCTGGGGCGACGCCGGCTGGACCGGCCGGCAACTGCCCGGCAGCATCCTCTACGAGCTGCACATCGGCACCTTCACCCCCGAGGGCACCTTCGACGCGGCGATCGAGCGCCTCGACCACCTCGTCGACCTCGGCGTCGACCTGGTCGAGCTGCTGCCGGTCAACGCCTTCAACGGCGAGCACAACTGGGGGTACGACGGGGTCTGCTGGTTCGCCCCGCACGAACCGTACGGCGGCCCGGACGGGCTGAAACGGTTCGTCGACGCCGCCCACGCCAAGGGGCTGGGGGTGATCCTCGACGTCGTCTACAACCATTTCGGGCCCTCCGGGGCCTACGCGCCGATGTTCGCGCCGTACCTGACCGAGCGGAGCAACACCTGGGGCCGCACCGTCAACCTCGACGGCCCGCACTCCGACGAGGTGCGCCGCTACATCGTCGACAGCATCGTGATGTGGCTGCGCGACTACCACGTCGACGGCCTGCGCCTCGACGCCGTGCACGCCATGCCCGACACCCGCGCCACCCACCTGCTGGAGGAGATCGCGGTCGCGGTGGAGGCACTGTCGACCCGGCTCGGCCGGCCGCTGTCGCTGATCGCCGAGTCCGACCTCAACGACCCGCGGCTGGTCACGCCCCGCGAGGCCGGCGGGTACGGCCTGCACGCCCAGTGGAACGACGACGCCCACCACGCCCTGCACACCCTGCTCACCGGGGAACGGCAGGGCTACTACGCCGACTTCGGCTCGCTGGAGTGCCTGGCGCAGGTGCTGACCGGCGGGTTCTTCCACGCCGGCACCTGGTCCAGCTTCCGCCAGCGCAGCCACGGCCGGCCCGTCGACCGGCAGCGCGTGCCGGGGCACCGCTTCGTGGCGTACCTGCAGAACCACGACCAGATCGGCAACCGGGCCACCGGCGACCGGATCTCCGCGACGCTGTCCCCGGCGCTGCTGCGCGTCGGCGCGACGCTGCTGCTCACCGGCCCGTTCACCCCGATGCTGTTCATGGGGGAGGAGTGGGCGGCCAGCACCCCGTGGCAGTTCTTCACCAGCCACCCCGAGCCGGAGCTGGCCACCGCCGTGGCCGCCGGCCGCAGGCGCGAGTTCGCCGCGCACGGCTGGCCGCCCGGCGACGTGCCGGACCCGCAGGACCGGCAGACGTTCGTGCGCTCCCGGCTCGACTGGGCCGAGCTGGACAAGCCCGAACACCGCCGGATGCACGAGTTCTACCGGCGGCTCATCGCCCTGCGCAAGAGCGACCCCGACCTGTCCGACCCCCGGCTCGACGCCGTCGACGTGCGGCACGGCGACCAGTTCCTGGTGATGCGCCGGGGCGAGCGGATGGTGGTGGCGAACCTGGCCGGCCGGCCGCAGCGGATCACCCTGCCGGGGGTGGCGCGCCGGGTGCTGCTGACCACGGAGGAGGGCGTCTCGGTCACCCGCGACCGCATCGAGCTCCCCCCGGAATCGGCGGCGGTGGTCGCCCTGTAG
- a CDS encoding GntR family transcriptional regulator, translating to MSGYIPTFRVVINDIRKSIASGQLKEGDKLPSLPELAEKYDCSIGTVRRAIEHLQITGELQGRQGKGTYVTGKMPEAS from the coding sequence ATGAGCGGCTACATCCCGACCTTCCGAGTCGTCATCAACGACATCAGGAAGTCGATAGCTTCGGGGCAACTCAAGGAGGGAGACAAGCTCCCCTCCCTGCCAGAACTCGCAGAAAAGTACGATTGCTCCATCGGAACGGTAAGACGCGCGATCGAGCATCTTCAAATCACCGGCGAACTTCAGGGCCGACAAGGTAAGGGGACTTACGTAACCGGAAAAATGCCGGAGGCCTCCTGA
- a CDS encoding GntR family transcriptional regulator, with product MVDEMSPLAFNVQPAVLLAKELEAGRLNPRQPLPSESHLQQQYGGSRGTVRAAIRALRDRGMVVTFTGRGNYVVDRP from the coding sequence ATGGTTGACGAGATGTCCCCGCTGGCGTTCAACGTGCAGCCGGCAGTCCTCCTCGCCAAGGAGCTCGAGGCAGGAAGGCTGAATCCCCGCCAGCCGCTGCCGAGCGAGAGCCATCTTCAACAGCAGTACGGCGGGAGCCGGGGAACCGTACGGGCCGCCATCCGGGCGCTCCGAGATCGCGGCATGGTCGTGACATTCACCGGACGCGGCAACTATGTCGTCGATCGCCCCTGA